Proteins encoded together in one Orcinus orca chromosome 13, mOrcOrc1.1, whole genome shotgun sequence window:
- the IAH1 gene encoding LOW QUALITY PROTEIN: isoamyl acetate-hydrolyzing esterase 1 homolog (The sequence of the model RefSeq protein was modified relative to this genomic sequence to represent the inferred CDS: inserted 1 base in 1 codon), whose amino-acid sequence MALCEAVVCGSSLLWPRVLLFGDSTTQFSFQQGGWGASLADKLVRKCDVLNCGFSGYNTRWVKIILARLXRKGSSLDSPAAGTVFFGASDSALKGENPKQRIPLEEYAANLTSTVQHLQSVGVPESRLIRITPPPLCEAARGQERQLDFLFSIGCKLNRLNSVVGEYARACLQVAQDCGIDALDLWTLMQKDSQDFSSSCLSDGLHLSPKGNEFLFSYLWPSIEKKVSSLLLLLPYWRDIAEAKPELSLLGDGAH is encoded by the exons ATGGCGCTGTGCGAGGCTGTTGTGTGCGGAAGCTCTCTGCTCTGGCCTCGGGTGTTGCTCTTCGGCGACTCCACCACCCAG ttttctttccagcagggtgggtggggagcGTCACTGGCGGACAAGCTGGTCAG aaaatgcGATGTTCTGAATTGTGGATTTTCGGGTTACAATACCAGATGGGTGAAGATTATCCTCGCGAGGC ACCGGAAGGGGAGCAGTTTGGACAGCCCAGCAGCAGGTACAGTTTTCTTCGGTGCCAGTGACAGTGCGCTAAAAG GTGAGAACCCCAAGCAGCGCATCCCCCTGGAGGAGTACGCGGCAAACCTGACGAGCACGGTGCAGCACCTGCAGTCCGTGGGCGTGCCCGAGAGCAGGCTCATCCGCATCACACCGCCGCCGCTCTGTGAGGCCGCACGGGGACAGGAGCGG CAGTTGGATTTTCTCTTCTCCATAGGGTGCAAATTAAATCGCCTCAACTCAGTCGTTGGTGAATATGCCAGGGCCTGTTTACAAGTAGCCCAGGACTGTGGGATTGATGCACTTGACCTGTGGACCCTGATGCAGAAGGACAGTCAG gacttttcttcttcctgtttgtCAGACGGACTACATTTATCACCAAAAGGAAATGAGTTTTTGTTCTCCTATCTTTGGCCTTCGATAGAGAAGAAAGTCTCTTCACTGCTTTTGTTGCTCCCTTACTGGCGAGACATAGCAGAAGCAAAACCAGAACTAAGTCTTCTGGGAGACGGGGCCCACTAG